One Baekduia alba genomic window, GCGCACGGGCGGCCTGGCGGACCAGGTGGTCACGCTCGGCGACGTCCGTCGCCCGCTGGGCGGCCTCCGCATACGCGGTGGCGGCGGCGGCCAGGTCGCCGTCGCGCTCGTGCAGGTGGCCGCGCACGGCGTGCCAGCGATGACGGTCGCCGAGCACCTCGCGCAGCCGGTCGGTCTCGCGCAGCCCGGCGGCGGCGCCGCGGACGTGGCCGACCGCGACCGCGCGCCCGAGCACCGCGGCCGGGTCCTGGCTCACCGGGTCGCCGCTCAGCGCGACGAGGTCGTCGTACCAGGCGAGGATCTGCGGCCAGTCGGTCTCCTCGGCGCTCGCCGCGTCGTCGTGCAGGGCGGCGATGGCGGCCTCGACCTGGTAGTGGCCCGGGCGCTGGACGGCCAGCGCCGACTGCAGGACGCGCACGCCCTCGGCGATCGCGCGGGTGTCCCACAGGCCGCGGTCCTGGCGGTCGAGCGTGACGATCCGGCCCTCGTCGTCGAAGCGCGCCGGGAGCCGGGCGTGGTTGAGGAGCATCAGCGCGAGCAGCCCGCGCGCCTCCGGCTCCTCGGTCGCGAGCGTGAGCTGCCGGGCGAGCCGCATCGCCTCGGCCGCCAGGTCCACGCGGGCGGCCGGTCCGACATGCCCGGTCGTGTAGACGAGGTAGAGCACGCGCAGCACGACCGCGAGGTCGCCGGGCTGGTCCAGGCGAGGGGCGGGTGGGCCGGCGAGCGCGCGCTTGGCCCGGCTGATCCGCTGCGCCATCGTGGCCTCCGGCACGTAGAAGGCATCGGCGATCTCCCGGGTGGTGAGTCCGGCGACGGCGCGCAGGGTCAGCGCCACCTGGGAGGCGGGCGAGAGGTCGGGGTGGCAGCAGCAGAAGAGCAGGAAGAGGGTGTCGTCGCCCTCCTCGGGAGGGGGCCCGCTCGCCCGCGGCTCGGCGTACGTCGCCTCCTCGCGGCGCTGACGGGCGGCCTCGCTGCGGCGCGCGTCGACGAGCCGCCGGGTCGCGACCGTCGCCAGCCACGCGCCCGGGTCGCGCGGCGGATGCTCGGGCCACGCGCGCAAGGCCTCCAACAACGCCTCCTGCAGCGCGTCCTCGGCGGCGTCGAAGTCCTCGCCCCGCCGGACCAGGCCCGCGAGCACCCGCGGGACGAGGGCGCGCAGCGCGCCCTCGTCCCGCCGTCGCGTCGGCTCGTCGCTCACGCCGGACAGTCGTCCGAGGAGGACCCGGACATGACCTCCCGGACGTCGATCCACTCGTGCAGCGGGCCCCCGCCCGGGCCGGGCTCGGAGGAGATGTAGGCCGCGATCTCGAGCGCGCGCTCGTGCGACTCGACGTCGATCATGTACCAGCCCGCCACGAGATCGCTCGTCTCGGGCAGCGGGCCGTCGGTGGTGACCGGCGCCGCGTCCGGGCCGCCGTAGCGGACCCAGGTCTGCGCCGGCGTGAGCGCCCGCACGTCGACGAGCTCGCCGTTCTCCTCGAGCAGCGCGCGGACCTGCTTGAGGAAGGCGAAGTGCGCCTCCACGTCCCCGGGGTCCCACTGGTCCATCGGCGGGAAGGGACGGTGCGGCTCCGGGCCGCCGCGGTAGTGCTTGAGGAGCAGGTACTTGGGCATCGGTGGTCTCCTGGTGTCGTGGGCCGCGCCTCCTGTGGCCCTTCACCTGGTGAGCGGAGCCGGTCAGAGCTTCTCGACATGCAACCACGAACTGCTCGATCGGTCAGGACGCTCGTGCCGGATCGTGGAGATCGGCCGTCCCATGCACCGGTGACCGGCCCCCGCGTCCACCGCACCGGCGTGCGCGAGCGCGGAAGCTCGGGGTGCGTGGGCTGTGGGATAGTCGGCCCTTGCTGGGACGTTTCGCGTCGAGGTTCCACACCAGGACGCGCTCGCACGAGCACGGCGCGAGCGTGTCGATCCGGCGTGCGCAGATCTCGTTCGGCGCGATGTGGGCGAGCGAGACCGCCTTCATGGTCGGGCTCGCCGTCCTGGCGTTCCGGACCGGTGGCGTCACCGCGGTCGGCATCGTCACGGCCGCGCGGATGGCGGCGGCGGCGCTCCTCGCGCCGTGGCTGGCGACGGTCGCCGACCGGGTGCGCCGCGAGCGGGTCCTGACCGCCGTCGGGCTGTTCCGGGCCGCGGCGCTGGGTGGCGCCGCGGCGGTCACCGCCGCCGCCGGCCCGGTCGTCGTGACCTACGTGTTGGCCGTCGTCGCCACGGTCGCGCTGGCGCTGTTCCGGCCGGCGCACTCGGCCCTGCTGCCCACGTTGTGCACGTCGCCGCAGCAGCTGACGCGCGCGAACGCGGTCCGCGGCCTGCTCGACTCGTCGGCGACGCTCGCCGGACCCGCGGCCGCGGCCGTCCTGCTGGCGGTGAGCGGACCGGCGGCCGTGTTCGCGGCGTGCGCGGGCGCGTCGCTGCTGGGTGGCCTGGTCGTCGTCGGGCTCGCCTACGACGCCCCGCCGCGCGCGGCGACGGCCGCAGCCGCGGGCAGGCGCGGCGGCCAGGTGCTGCAGGGGTTCACGACCATCGCGGCCGACCGCGGGCTGGCGCTGATCACGGGGCTCGGCCTCGTGCAGACGTTCACGCGCGGGTGCCTGGGCGTCCTCACCGTCGTGGTCGCGATCGACCTCCTGGAGACGGGCGACCCGGGCGTGGGCGTCCTGACCGCGGCCGTCGGCGCCGGCGGGATGCTCGGGTCGCTGCTCGCGTTCGGGATCGTCGGGCGCGGCCGGCTCGCGCTCTGGTTCGGCGTCGGCGTCGCGCTCTTCGGGGCGCCGCTGGTGCTCGTCGGCGCCGTCCCCGACGAGGCCACGACGATCGTGCTGCTCGGCGTCGTCGGCATCGGCAACGCCCTGATCGACGTCGGGGGCTTCACGCTGCTCGCCCGCCTGACCGACGAGACCGTCCTCGCGCGGATGTTCGCCGGCTTCGAGGCGATCCTCACCCTCGGGGTGGCCGTCGGGAGCCTCGTGACGCCGCTCGTCGTCGAGCTGCTCGGCGTCCGTCCCGCCCTCGTGGCGATCGGGCTGCTCGCGCCGCTGGCGGTGGTCGCCGCCCGGCCCGCGCTCGGGCGGCTCGACGCCGCCATGCGCGTGCGCGACACCGACATCGAGACCATGCGCGCGATCCGCATGCTCGGTGCGCTGCCGGTCGCGACGATCGAGCAGCTCGCCGGGGCGCTCGAGCACGTCGAGGTCGAGGCCGGGCACACGGTGTTCCGGCAGGGCGAGCGCGGCGAGTACTTCTACGTCGTGCGGTCCGGTCGCGTCGACGTGCTCCAGGACGGGCGACTCGTCCGGACGCTCGGCGCCGGCGAGTGCTTCGGCGAGATCGCCCTGTTGCACGACCAGCCGCGCACCGCCACGGTGCGCGCCGCGGGGGAGACGACGCTGCGCGCGAGCCGGCTGCGACGCAGCGCCTACCTCACCGCCGTGACGGGCTATCCCGCCGCCGCGACCGCGGGGGACGAGCTCGTGACGAGCCGGCTCGGGGCCGACGCCCGCCGGCGCTCAGGAGGCGACGCGGCGCGT contains:
- a CDS encoding cyclic nucleotide-binding domain-containing protein; the encoded protein is MSIRRAQISFGAMWASETAFMVGLAVLAFRTGGVTAVGIVTAARMAAAALLAPWLATVADRVRRERVLTAVGLFRAAALGGAAAVTAAAGPVVVTYVLAVVATVALALFRPAHSALLPTLCTSPQQLTRANAVRGLLDSSATLAGPAAAAVLLAVSGPAAVFAACAGASLLGGLVVVGLAYDAPPRAATAAAAGRRGGQVLQGFTTIAADRGLALITGLGLVQTFTRGCLGVLTVVVAIDLLETGDPGVGVLTAAVGAGGMLGSLLAFGIVGRGRLALWFGVGVALFGAPLVLVGAVPDEATTIVLLGVVGIGNALIDVGGFTLLARLTDETVLARMFAGFEAILTLGVAVGSLVTPLVVELLGVRPALVAIGLLAPLAVVAARPALGRLDAAMRVRDTDIETMRAIRMLGALPVATIEQLAGALEHVEVEAGHTVFRQGERGEYFYVVRSGRVDVLQDGRLVRTLGAGECFGEIALLHDQPRTATVRAAGETTLRASRLRRSAYLTAVTGYPAAATAGDELVTSRLGADARRRSGGDAARAPEAEHVRQPAAGDVDGPPEPLEPARIRQRGE
- a CDS encoding YciI family protein — its product is MPKYLLLKHYRGGPEPHRPFPPMDQWDPGDVEAHFAFLKQVRALLEENGELVDVRALTPAQTWVRYGGPDAAPVTTDGPLPETSDLVAGWYMIDVESHERALEIAAYISSEPGPGGGPLHEWIDVREVMSGSSSDDCPA
- a CDS encoding RNA polymerase sigma factor codes for the protein MSDEPTRRRDEGALRALVPRVLAGLVRRGEDFDAAEDALQEALLEALRAWPEHPPRDPGAWLATVATRRLVDARRSEAARQRREEATYAEPRASGPPPEEGDDTLFLLFCCCHPDLSPASQVALTLRAVAGLTTREIADAFYVPEATMAQRISRAKRALAGPPAPRLDQPGDLAVVLRVLYLVYTTGHVGPAARVDLAAEAMRLARQLTLATEEPEARGLLALMLLNHARLPARFDDEGRIVTLDRQDRGLWDTRAIAEGVRVLQSALAVQRPGHYQVEAAIAALHDDAASAEETDWPQILAWYDDLVALSGDPVSQDPAAVLGRAVAVGHVRGAAAGLRETDRLREVLGDRHRWHAVRGHLHERDGDLAAAATAYAEAAQRATDVAERDHLVRQAARARAAGAAGASVRIS